A single Populus alba chromosome 7, ASM523922v2, whole genome shotgun sequence DNA region contains:
- the LOC118063354 gene encoding uncharacterized protein: MDFNNFDTVKAEKANAMLKYNNLQTLTKVFRLLEFCLALILFSWIFNKLPFAVKISGEFLRYLAGIIASPLFVFLLSNGIIATLIAKSGRFSGENHGADNADTQLYEELVKNTDSNRNCPKPFLSENPDLLLSHAATATATEMETTTKEEEVVFQEKHIVISEENTSTRNRENGDEDHAPDAEIYSDLDSDCEKRKFRRTKSEKMEKKNYVKEKKQLLRRSETEKLGSGEENLLCRENELSDEEFQRAVDEFIARNLMFRRQESMSVVVQNQITDIAEIEKQC; encoded by the coding sequence atggattTCAACAATTTTGATACTGTAAAAGCAGAGAAAGCTAATGCAATGCTGAAATACAACAACTTACAAACCTTAACAAAAGTGTTTCGTTTACTGGAATTCTGTCTTGCTTTAATCCTCTTCTCATGGATCTTTAACAAGCTTCCATTTGCTGTCAAGATTTCCGGGGAGTTTCTCCGGTATCTAGCCGGCATAATAGCCAGCCCactctttgttttcttgctttctaATGGGATAATTGCTACCTTGATAGCGAAGTCCGGCCGATTCTCCGGCGAGAATCACGGCGCAGACAATGCTGATACTCAACTGTACGAGGAGTTAGTAAAAAACACTGACAGCAACCGCAACTGTCCAAAGCCATTTCTCTCAGAGAATCCTGATTTGTTATTGTCTCATGCCGCGACAGCGACAGCGACAGAGATGGAGACAACAACAAAAGAGGAGGAAGTAGTGTTCCAAGAAAAACATATCGTCATCTCCGAAGAGAATACTTCCACTCGCAACCGTGAAAATGGGGATGAAGATCACGCTCCTGACGCGGAAATATATTCAGACTTGGATTCTGACTGCGAAAAAAGGAAATTTCGGAGGACAAAGTCGGAGAAGATGGAGAAGAAGAATTATGTGAAGGAGAAGAAGCAGCTGCTGCGGAGATCGGAGACAGAGAAGTTGGGGTCAGGAGAGGAGAATTTGCTTTGCAGAGAGAACGAGTTGAGTGATGAAGAATTCCAGCGTGCCGTTGATGAGTTCATTGCAAGGAATTTGATGTTTCGTCGACAAGAGTCCATGTCTGTTGTTGTTCAAAATCAGATCACAGATATTGCTGAAATTGAGAAACAATGTTAA
- the LOC118063295 gene encoding lipid phosphate phosphatase epsilon 2, chloroplastic, producing MMSTPAILHKPTFKSLLFSPFKLNQAKPISFHRFPASKSDFFSSKNKALSKNMTELVRMSAFGGGNGSDSEESTGLFQREAVIDGLNEFQSGLLADGLEASLNRLSKWLVAAVFGAVILWRHDAEAIWAVLGSVVNSILSVILKRIFNQERPDSTLRSDPGMPSSHGQSIFFTVVFAILSVVEWLGVNGFSLILGALILAFGTYLTWLRVSQGLHTISQVAAGAAVGFIFSIFWFWSWDAFVLKAFISSLPVRIIVIIAAAASCLGFLVYVIRYWFRDE from the exons ATGATGTCAACTCCTGCTATTCTCCACAAACCCACTTTCAAATCCTTGCTTTTTAGTCCTTTTAAGCTTAATCAAGCGAAACCCATCTCGTTCCATCGGTTTCCTGCttcaaaatctgatttttttagttcaaagaATAAAGCTTTGTCAAAGAACATGACTGAATTGGTCAGAATGTCTGCCTTTGGAGGTGGTAATGGTAGTGACAGTGAAGAAAGTACAGGGTTGTTTCAGCGAGAAGCTGTTATTGATGGGCTTAACGAGTTTCAAAGTGGGCTGTTGGCTGATGGACTTGAAGCCTCTCTCAACCGCCTG AGCAAATGGCTTGTAGCTGCTGTATTCGGTGCTGTCATTCTTTGGAGGCATGATGCAGAAGCCATATGGGCTGTTTTGGGGTCCGTTGTAAACTCAATCCTCTCTGTAATCCTTAAACGAATATTCAACCAAGAGAGACCCGATTCCACATTGAGGTCTGACCCTGGGATGCCATCTTCACATGGACAATCCATCTTCTTCACTGTGGTGTTTGCTATTCTGTCAG TTGTGGAATGGCTAGGAGTGAATGGATTTTCATTGATCCTCGGTGCACTTATCCTGGCATTTGGCACATATCTT ACATGGTTGCGGGTCTCACAAGGACTTCATACAATCAGCCAAGTTGCGGCTGGTGCTGCTGTAGGATtcattttctccattttttggtTCTGGTCATGGGATGCATTTGTGCTTAAGGCATTTATTTCCTCTCTTCCGGTTcgcataattgttattatagcAGCTGCTGCATCCTGCCTGGGTTTTCTTGTATATGTTATCCGTTATTGGTTCAGAGAtgaatga
- the LOC118063294 gene encoding putative pentatricopeptide repeat-containing protein At3g47840 produces MLLSVRSHVRRLCAVSTMVCTDYRYLVVSYPKPEASPPKTQIENHLNMQEINLVLKNLVKTGHLNNARQLFDKMLQRDEISWTTIISGYVNGMNTTEALSLFSKMWVEPVLHMDPFILSLALKACGLNMSVSFGESLHGYSVKTDFVTSVFVGSALVDMYMKIGKVEEGCFVFKEMPLRNVVSWTAIIAGLVRAGYNKEALAYFSDMWIQKVGCDTYTFSSALKACADSGALNYGREIHCQTLKKGFIVVSFVANTLATVYNKCGKLDYGLRLFESMTQRDVVSWTTIIMSNVQIGQEENAIKAFRRMRETDVSPNEFTFAAVISGCATLGRIEWGEQLHAHVIRLGLVDSLSVANSIMAMYSKCWQLDLASTVFQGLSRRDIISWSTMISGYAQGGCGEEAFDYLSWMRREGPRPNEFAFASVLSVCGNMAILEQGKQLHAHVLCVGLEQNTMVQSALINMYSKCGSIKEASKIFDEAEYNNIVSWTAMINGYAEHGYSQEAIDLFKKLPKVGLRPDSVTFIAVLAACSHAGLVDLGFHYFNSLSKVHQICPSKDHYGCMIDLLCRAGRLNDAESMIQSMPFQRDDVVWSTLLRACRIHGDVDCGKRAAEKILQLDPNCAVTHITLANMYAAKGKWKEAAEVRKMMKSKGVVKEPGWSWIKVKDRVSAFVSGDRTHPEGEYIYDVLDLLASQAEMRMQEMDFLLNEVQESQR; encoded by the coding sequence ATGCTTCTCTCAGTCCGGTCTCATGTTAGAAGACTATGTGCAGTATCAACCATGGTTTGCACAGATTACAGATACCTCGTCGTCTCGTATCCAAAACCAGAAGCCTCACCCCCGAAAACCCAGATCGAAAATCACTTaaacatgcaagaaatcaaCTTAGTTTTGAAGAATCTAGTGAAAACAGGTCATTTAAACAATGCACGTCAACTGTTTGATAAAATGCTTCAAAGAGACGAAATTTCATGGACTACTATAATTTCTGGTTATGTCAATGGTATGAACACGACAGAAGCCTTgtctttgttttctaaaatgtGGGTTGAGCCGGTTCTCCACATGGATCCCTTTATTCTTAGTCTTGCACTCAAAGCTTGTGGGCTTAATATGAGTGTGAGCTTTGGTGAGTCATTACATGGGTATTCGGTTAAAACTGATTTTGTTACCTCAGTTTTTGTAGGGAGTGCACTTGTGGATATGTACATGAAAATTGGTAAAGTTGAAGAAGGTTGTTTTGTGTTTAAAGAGATGCCTTTGAGGAATGTAGTATCTTGGACTGCTATCATAGCTGGGCTTGTTCGTGCCGGTTATAATAAGGAGGCTTTGGCTTATTTCTCTGATATGTGGATACAAAAGGTAGGGTGTGATACCTACACGTTTTCTAGTGCGTTAAAGGCATGTGCTGATTCTGGTGCTTTGAATTATGGGAGGGAGATTCATTGTCAAACATTGAAGAAAGGTTTTATTGTAGTGTCTTTTGTGGCTAACACTCTTGCTACAGTGTATAATAAGTGTGGGAAATTGGATTATGGTTTGCGGTTGTTTGAAAGCATGACACAAAGGGATGTGGTTTCGTGGACGACGATTATAATGTCGAATGTGCAGATAGGTCAGGAGGAAAATGCTATTAAAGCATTTAGAAGAATGCGAGAAACAGATGTAAGTCCTAATGAGTTCACTTTTGCAGCTGTCATTTCTGGTTGTGCTACTCTTGGAAGAATTGAATGGGGTGAACAATTGCATGCACATGTTATACGTCTAGGTCTAGTGGATTCTTTGTCTGTGGCCAATTCAATTATGGCCATGTATTCGAAATGCTGGCAGCTAGATTTGGCTTCAACTGTGTTTCAAGGGTTGTCTAGAAGAGATATTATTTCGTGGAGTACTATGATTTCAGGGTATGCTCAAGGGGGCTGTGGAGAAGAAGCATTTGATTATCTATCATGGATGAGAAGGGAAGGGCCAAGACCGAATGAGTTTGCTTTTGCAAGTGTGCTGAGTGTTTGTGGAAATATGGCAATTCTAGAGCAAGGGAAGCAACTCCATGCTCATGTCTTGTGCGTTGGATTAGAACAGAACACCATGGTACAAAGTGCTCTCATCAATATGTATTCAAAATGTGGGAGCATAAAGGAAGCTTCAAAAATATTTGACGAGgcagaatataataatattgtatCATGGACAGCCATGATTAATGGATATGCTGAACATGGATACAGCCAGGAAGCCATTGATTTGTTCAAGAAGCTTCCCAAGGTTGGATTGAGGCCAGATTCTGTGACCTTTATTGCGGTTCTTGCTGCGTGCAGTCATGCTGGACTGGTTGATCTTGGTTTCCACTACTTCAATTCTTTGAGCAAGGTCCACCAGATTTGTCCCTCAAAAGATCACTATGGATGCATGATTGATCTCCTATGCCGAGCTGGGCGATTAAATGATGCAGAGAGCATGATCCAAAGCATGCCATTTCAACGTGATGATGTTGTTTGGTCTACTCTTCTTAGAGCATGCAGAATCCATGGTGATGTGGATTGTGGAAAACGTGCAGCGGAAAAAATTCTTCAATTAGATCCAAATTGTGCAGTGACACACATTACCCTGGCTAACATGTATGCTGCCAAAGGAAAGTGGAAAGAAGCAGCAGAAGTGAGGAAGATGATGAAATCAAAGGGGGTAGTTAAGGAACCAGGATGGTCTTGGATTAAGGTTAAGGATCGAGTTTCTGCATTTGTGTCTGGTGATCGGACTCATCCAGAGggtgaatatatatatgatgtgtTGGATTTACTAGCATCCCAAGCAGAAATGCGTATGCAGGAAATGGATTTTCTTCTTAATGAAGTTCAGGAATCTCAAAGGTGA
- the LOC118063340 gene encoding DEAD-box ATP-dependent RNA helicase 16: MVKADKTKEKKEKESKHKQEIQSNEEPDVVEEEEDEARSFEELGLDPRLIRALNKKEISIAEPTPIQRVAIPLILQGKDVVARAKTGSGKTLAYLLPLLQKLLSTADSSRKKLSPSAFILVPSGELCQQVYKEVSSLIDSSKAQLKAVQLTSNMPASDLRNALAGPPDILVSTPSCVAKSLSVGVLKSESINDSLEILVLDEADLLLSFGYEEDLKALTALVPRRCQCLLMSATSSADVDKLKKLVLHNPYVLTLPEVEGVKDEVIPKNVQQFWVSCGDRDKLVHVLALLKLDLVQKKVLIFTNAIDMSFRLKLFLEKFGIKSAVLNAELPQNSRLHILEEFNAGLFDYLIATDDRETKEKEKANEGSLTETRKSKKHAKQKLDSEFGVVRGIDFKNVHTVINYDMPLSAAGYVHRIGRTGRAYSTGASVSLVSPDEMEILEEIKSFLGDDENNESNVISPYPLLTKNAVESLRYRAEDTAKSVTKIAVREARAQDLRNEILNSEKLKAHFEVNPRDLDLLKHDKVLSKKPPAPHLSDVPDYLLDATTKEASKMVKLTRAAMGNNNSARRQGPKRNFRKNKDPLKSFSAEGPRRGRKGGMKREGKDGDDTHKHKKKKNL, encoded by the exons ATGGTGAAGGCCGATAAAactaaagagaaaaaggaaaaagagagcaaacataaacaagaaataCAATCAAACGAGGAACCGGatgtagtagaagaagaagaagacgaagcaCGGAGCTTTGAAGAGTTAGGGTTAGACCCTAGGCTAATTCGAGCcctaaacaagaaagaaattagCATTGCGGAGCCCACTCCAATTCAGCGCGTCGCTATTCCTCTAATTCTT CAAGGGAAAGACGTGGTTGCCCGGGCGAAAACAGGGTCAGGGAAGACATTAGCCTACTTGCTTCCTTTGCTTCAGAAGCTTCTCAGTACGGCTGATTCGAGTCGAAAAAAGCTTTCACCTTCAGCATTTATTCTGGTTCCAAGTGGAGAGTTATGTCAACAGGTTTATAAGGAGGTTTCGTCGCTGATTGATTCCTCTAAAGCTCAATTGAAAGCTGTTCAGTTGACTAGCAACATGCCTGCTTCTGATTTG CGGAACGCGTTGGCTGGACCGCCCGATATTTTGGTGTCTACTCCTTCTTGTGTAGCCAAGTCCTTGTCAGTTGGTGTACTAAAATCGGAATCTATTAATGACTCACTTGAAATTCTTGTTCTTGATGAG GCAGATCTCTTGTTGTCATTTGGCTATGAAGAAGATCTCAAAGCTCTTACTGCTCTTGTCCCAAGGCGTTGTCAATGCCTTCTTATGTCTGCGACATCAAG TGCTGATGTCGACAAACTGAAGAAGCTTGTTCTGCATAATCCATATGTTTTGACCTTGCCGGAAGTTGAAGGTGTCAAGGATGAAGTTATCCCCAAAAATGTTCAGCAATTTTGG GTTTCATGTGGTGATCGTGACAAGTTAGTTCATGTTCTTGCTCTTTTGAAGCTGGATCTGGTTCAGAAAAAAGTTTTGATATTTACTAATGCCATTGATATGAGTTTcagattgaaattgtttttagaGAAG TTTGGAATAAAGTCTGCTGTTTTAAATGCTGAGTTGCCGCAGAATTCTCGTCTCCATATCCTAGAG GAATTCAATGCTGGGctttttgattatttgattgCAACGGATGACAGAGaaacaaaagagaaggaaaaagcCAACGAGGGAAGTCTTACTgagacaagaaaatcaaaaaagcATGCCAAGCAAAAGTTGGACTCAGAATTTGGAGTGGTGAGGGGAATTGACTTCAAAAATGTACACACG GTTATAAATTATGATATGCCTCTAAGTGCTGCCGGATATGTACATCGAATTGGACGTACTGGAAGAGCTTACAGTACTGGTGCTTCTGTTTCTCTG GTTTCTCCAGATGAGATGGAAATTCTCGAAGAAATAAAATCCTTTTTAGGGGATGATGAAAACAATGAATCGAATGTTATTTCTCCATATCCTTTGCTCACAAAGAATGCAGTGGAGTCTTTACGGTACAGGGCCGAG GACACAGCAAAGAGTGTGACAAAAATTGCTGTCAGAGAAGCACGCGCTCAGGATTTGAGAAATGAAATTCTTAACTCTGAAAA GTTGAAGGCTCATTTTGAAGTCAATCCAAGGGATTTAG ATCTTCTAAAACATGACAAAGTTCTGAGCAAGAAGCCCCCTGCTCCACATCTTTCTGATGTGCCTGACTACTTATTGGATGCAACAACCAAGGAAGCAAGCAAGATGGTGAAGCTTACGAGAGCTGCAATGGGAAATAACAACTCTGCTCGCCGCCAAGGACCGAAGAGAAACttcagaaaaaacaaagacccCCTCAAGTCTTTCTCTGCTGAG GGGCCGAGGAGAGGTCGCAAAGGTGGAATgaagagagaaggaaaagacGGGGATGATACTCATaaacacaagaagaaaaaaaatctctaa
- the LOC118063302 gene encoding GTPase ERA-like, chloroplastic produces MELVALNLSTKIPTQKPTFLSTTSKSLLFRNYHYQLRRRASNQFRFQARNKQQQKLLISQIDSESELEFDSDEDEMSSGLLSLSVKPDRNMALLDDYEIEELAFHDSSNSNHRSGYVAVVGKPNVGKSTLSNQMIGQKLSIVTDKPQTTRHRILGICSAPDYQMILYDTPGVIEKKMHKLDSMMMKNVRSAAINADCVLVIVDACRAPEKIDEMLEEGVGNLKDNVPTLLVLNKKDLIKPGEIAKKLEWYEKFTGVDEVIPVSAKFGQGVEDIKEWILSKLPMGPAYYPKDIVSEHPERFFVAEIVREKIFMQFRNEVPYACQVNVVSYKARPTAKDFIQVEIVVEKNTQKIIIIGKEGKALKLLATAARLDIEDFLQKKVYLEIEVKVKENWRQDEGLLKYYGYGGQISAL; encoded by the exons ATGGAGCTAGTAGCTTTAAACCTCTCTACAAAAATTCCAACACAAAAACCAACCTTCCTCTCTACAACATCAAAGAGTCTTCTCTTTCGCAATTATCATTACCAGTTACGAAGAAGAGCAAGTAATCAATTTCGATTTCAAGCCAGGAATaaacagcaacaaaaactcTTGATAAGTCAAATAGATTCGGAAAGTGAGCTGGAATTCGACAGCGATGAAGACGAGATGTCGTCTGGTTTGTTATCACTAAGCGTGAAACCAGACAGGAACATGGCTTTGCTTGACGATTACGAGATTGAAGAACTTGCCTTTCATGATTCCTCCAATTCTAATCATCGTAGCG GGTACGTGGCAGTGGTAGGGAAACCGAATGTAGGAAAGAGCACGCTTTCGAATCAAATGATAGGACAAAAGTTGTCGATTGTTACTGATAAACCTCAGACTACTAGACATCGCATTCTTGGTATTTGTTCCGCTCCAGATTACCAG ATGATACTTTATGATACACCAGGAGTTATCGAGAAGAAAATGCACAAGTTGGATTCTATGATGATGAAGAATGTTAGGAGTGCTGCCATCAATGCTGACTGCGTGCTAGTTATCGTTGATGCTTGCAGAGCACCTGAAAAG ATTGATGAAATGCTGGAAGAAGGTGTGGGAAACCTCAAAGACAATGTGCCCACTTTACTTGTATTGAACAAGAAAGACTTGATCAAACCTGGTGAAATTGCAAAGAAACTTGAG TGGTATGAGAAATTTACAGGTGTTGATGAGGTCATACCTGTGAGTGCCAAATTTGGTCAAGGAGTGGAAGATATCAAGGAATGGATACTTTCAAAACTTCCCATGGGGCCAGCTTATTATCCAAAG GACATTGTTAGTGAGCACCCAGAAAGATTCTTCGTAGCTGAAATTGTAAGAGAAAAGATCTTTATGCAATTCCGCAATGAGGTTCCTTATGCATGTCAG GTCAATGTGGTCAGCTATAAAGCTAGGCCAACAGCCAAAGATTTTATTCAAGTGGAGATTGTTGTGGAGAAGAACACACAGAAGATCATTATCATTGGAAAA GAAGGGAAGGCTTTGAAATTACTTGCCACAGCTGCTCGGCTGGACATTGAGGATTTCCTTCAGAAGAAAGTATATCTTGAG ATAGAAGTGAAAGTAAAAGAGAATTGGCGGCAAGATGAAGGGCTTTTGAAGTACTATGGCTATGGTGGGCAAATCAGCGCATTATAG
- the LOC118063069 gene encoding mannan endo-1,4-beta-mannosidase 7 produces the protein MRHLTLVLLLAILIHQGCLHFHVEAGDGFIRARGVQFLLNGSPYYANGFNAYWLMYTASDPSQRSKVSAAFREAASHGLTVARTWAFSDGGYSPLQYSPGSYNEQMFKGLDFVIAEARRYGIKLILSLANNYDSFGGKKQYVNWARSRGQHLTSDDDFFRHPVVKGYYKNHIKTVLYRYNSFTGIHYKDDPAIMAWELMNEPRCTSDPSGRTIQAWITEMASFVKSIDRNHLLEAGLEGFYGPSTPRRNRLNPGLKIGTDFIANNRIPGIDFATAHAYPDQWLSSSSDQSQLSFLNNWLDTHIQDAQNILRKPILIAEFGKSWKDPGFSTYQRDLVFNTVYYKIYSSARRGGAAAGGLFWQLLTEGMGNFRDGYEIVLGQPSSTANVIAQQAHKLHQIRKIFQRMRNVERWKRARAARARRGRWQGGNKGKRIGN, from the exons atgagGCATTTGACTTTGGTTCTTTTGCTAGCCATTTTGATCCATCAAGGATGTCTTCATTTCCATGTTGAAGCTGGAGATGGTTTCATTAGAGCTAGAGGAGTGCAGTTCTTGTTGAATGGTAGCCCTTACTATGCAAATGGCTTCAATGCTTACTGGTTGATGTATACAGCTTCTGATCCATCCCAGAGATCAAAAGTTTCAGCTGCATTTCGTGAAGCAGCAAGCCATGGTCTCACTGTGGCCAGAACCTGGGCTTTTAGTGATGGTGGTTACAGTCCTCTACAGTACTCCCCTGGTTCCTACAATGAACAAATGTTTAAG GGGTTGGATTTTGTTATAGCTGAGGCTAGAAGATATGGGATCAAGCTCATTCTAAGCTTGGCTAACAACTATGATAGCTTTGGAGGGAAGAAACAGTATGTGAACTGGGCTAGAAGTCGAGGGCAGCATCTGACATCTGATGATGATTTCTTTAGACACCCTGTTGTCAAGGGTTACTACAAGAACCATATCAAG ACCGTTCTTTATAGATATAACAGCTTTACTGGAATTCACTACAAAGATGATCCAGCAATCATGGCATGGGAGCTTATGAATGAGCCTAGATGCACATCTGATCCTTCTGGAAGGACTATTCAG GCCTGGATAACAGAAATGGCTTCCTTTGTGAAGTCAATTGACAGGAATCACTTACTGGAAGCTGGTTTAGAAGGATTTTATGGACCTTCAACGCCACGGAGGAACAGACTCAATCCTGGTTTGAAGATAGGAACAGACTTCATCGCAAATAACCGCATCCCCGGAATTGATTTTGCAACAGCCCATGCATATCCTGATCAATG GTTATCCAGCTCTAGTGATCAATCCCAACTTTCTTTTTTGAACAACTGGCTCGACACTCACATACAAGATGCGCAAAACATTCTTCGAAAACCAATACTCATTGCAGAATTTGGAAAATCTTGGAAAGACCCTGGTTTCAGCACATACCAGAGAGACCTAGTGTTCAATACCGTGTACTACAAGATATATTCATCAGCTAGAAGAGGAGGAGCAGCCGCAGGAGGCCTGTTTTGGCAACTTTTAACTGAAGGAATGGGCAATTTTCGAGACGGGTATGAAATAGTCCTGGGGCAACCTTCCTCAACTGCAAATGTTATAGCTCAGCAGGCACACAAGCTTCATCAAATTCGAAAGATATTTCAGAGAATGAGAAATGTGGAGAGGTGGAAGAGGGCAAGGGCCGCCAGAGCTAGGAGGGGTCGTTGGCAGGGTGGAAATAAAGGCAAGCGTATTGGAAACTGA
- the LOC118063068 gene encoding uncharacterized protein: MPHFTAIALDRLLETGASKSVDMSVPSSNNKYPVPKPKPKPPPPELKPPLPNSNLERRNSTSVIERKGNRPQRSPGLYATPESTPLPDSPTSFPPSPYIINHKRRGPRLSKSFSEDDVASWKKKLEKVEVNGNVNNGENEVVDSSNGHSVTFFIPSSVEAELVNDVNGCPGKEDVVNGVRDCPIEVGRVNGSHGGEIGSSSVQLGTGDTRKDLAMEKDMLKPIEQNVERNGDSDDFFDPQDSMSYTSNTDVEDTTAVESSMKLTAALPAGEFYDAWEELSSESGQQPSPSPHHNGAELREMRLSLLMEIEKRKQTEEALDNMRSQWQRIRQELALVGLSLPACPVDVPESDQPSDVNPVEEICQQIYLARFVSESIGRGIAKAEAEIEMEAQVEAKNFEIARLLDRLHYYEAVNRELSQWNQEVIETARRNRQIRKRRQKWVWGSIAAAITLGLAWSYLPAMSGSSSSSDSHSPEHDDTTN, from the exons ATGCCACATTTTACTGCAATAGCTTTGGATAGGTTGTTAGAAACTGGAGCATCGAAATCCGTCGACATGTCAGTTCCTAGTTCAAACAACAAGTACCCAGTTCCGAAGCCGAAACCGAAGCCTCCTCCACCAGAATTGAAGCCACCTTTACCCAATTCAAACCTGGAGAGGAGGAATAGCACATCGGTGATAGAGAGGAAAGGTAATCGTCCTCAAAGATCGCCTGGACTGTATGCGACTCCTGAATCGACCCCACTTCCTGATTCACCAACTTCGTTTCCTCCTTCGCCTTATATTATTAATCACAAGAGACGTGGGCCACGCCTTTCGAAGAGCTTTTCGGAGGATGATGTAGCTTCttggaagaagaaattggagaaAGTTGAGGTGAACGGGAATGTGAATAATGGGGAAAATGAGGTTGTTGATTCGAGTAATGGGCATTCAGTTACTTTTTTCATCCCTAGTTCTGTTGAAGCTGAGCTCGTGAATGATGTAAACGGGTGTCCTGGTAAAGAGGATGTTGTGAATGGTGTCCGTGATTGTCCTATCGAAGTGGGCCGTGTTAATGGAAGCCATGGTGGTGAAATAGGGAGCAGTAGTGTGCAACTTGGGACTGGTGATACGAGGAAGGACTTGGCCATGGAAAAGGATATGTTGAAGCCGATTGAGCAGAATGTGGAGAGAAATGGGGACAGTGATGATTTCTTTGATCCACAGGACTCCATGAGTTATACTAGTAACACTGATGTTGAGGACACCACTGCAGTTGAGAGTTCTATGAAGCTTACTGCAGCTTTGCCAGCAGGAGAGTTTTATGATGCTTGGGAAG AGCTATCCTCTGAGAGTGGGCAACagccttctccttctcctcacCACAATGGAGCTGAATTGCGTGAAATGAGATTGAGTTTGTTGATGGAGATAGAGAAGCGGAAGCAAACAGAGGAGGCTTTGGATAATATGCGAAGCCAGTGGCAGAGGATCAGACAAGAATTAGCTCTGGTAGGGCTTTCCCTCCCTGCTTGTCCTGTTGATGTGCCAGAGAGTGATCAGCCATCAGATGTGAATCCTGTAGAGGAGATTTGCCAGCAGATCTATCTTGCTCGGTTTGTATCAGAATCTATAGGAAGGGGCATTGCAAAAGCTGAGGCTGAGATAGAGATGGAAGCTCAGGTTGAAGCAAAGAACTTTGAAATTGCTCGATTGTTGGACCGACTTCATTATTACGAGGCTGTGAATCGAGAACTGTCTCAGTGGAACCAAGAAGTTATAG AAACGGCACGGCGTAATAGGCAGATAAGGAAAAGGAGGCAGAAGTGGGTTTGGGGCTCGATTGCTGCTGCAATCACTCTTGGCTTGGCATGGTCATATCTCCCAGCAATGAGTGGATCATCTTCTTCCAGTGATTCTCATTCTCCAGAGCATGATGATACAACTAATTGA